A stretch of Cicer arietinum cultivar CDC Frontier isolate Library 1 chromosome 5, Cicar.CDCFrontier_v2.0, whole genome shotgun sequence DNA encodes these proteins:
- the LOC140920284 gene encoding uncharacterized protein, with the protein MGLKSGKIASGYTGLNNTKKLPAGANKKKEEESHFVASNPANPSFVRRPYAAATSQISGTLNQHSKGYDSNAVCDYHSGAVGHSTENCLALKFKVHDLLKAGWLNFKENEPSVKNNPLPVHGGPIVNAIEENHQVIREVEKIKAPMGLIFSELCKFGLIQGNADVKARCNFHLNEDHSIEECNEFKKELQKLINIGTIQIGRWEKDDGMIATQSEEKLGITIPKPLVIHFTKEESMNAPGDLRTLIVQIPSPFAYKDNKAVPWNYNVEVHLAKQKDKDVSSSKTTAVTNVSGIGMTRNDRICSPGKSQREMRVVFEKAYTDKKEKKVEKEKVENEVSNEEAQEFLKIIKQREGDSFVSNLSTTPYVETTKDALETAFQTLEIVDTAYVETTPIEPHMSNTAIMVAKFMLSRGHHPWHGLGKDEEGLREPVELPENRDKWGLGYKPTRDDKRRLVKEKKEKRLARIENREPRIERIPICDIRRSFQSARPTSEIHIAAAEDDMFDGDANWIRPCGVGAEIRNWKVVKSPMIFNAIPIFGNSSFTDECTKISLHNLNHLVSQTEKDNEEDYEPPLDLLKAVEREAQGIMPFEEPIEIVNLGTEEGRKEIKVGTILKKEVYHKLIQLLHEYKDVFAWSYQDMPGLDTSIVEHKLSLKPDSSPVKQKLRRMKPDMSLKIRDEIQKQFDAGFLAVANYPQWIANIVPVPKKDGKVRMYVDYRDLNKASPKDDFPLPHIDILVDNTARHSLFSFMDGFFGYNQIKMAAEDMEKTTFTTPWGTFCYKVMPFGLKNAGATYQRAMVTLFHDMIHKEPANEGT; encoded by the exons ATGGGATTGAAAAGCGGAAAGATTGCTTCCGGCTATACCggattaaataacacaaaaaagTTGCCCGCAGGTGCGAATAAGAAAAAGGAGGAAGAAAGCCATTTTGTGGCGTCAAACCCAGCTAATCCTTCTTTTGTGCGTCGCCCTTACGCTGCTGCAACTTCACAAATCTCAGGTACTCTAAATCAACACTCAAAAGGATATGACTCGAATGCCGTGTGTGATTACCACTCTGGGGCTGTAGGACACTCTACTGAAAACTGCTTAGCTTTAAAATTTAAGGTGCACGATTTGCTTAAGGCTGGATggttgaattttaaagaaaacgaGCCTAGCGTGAAGAATAATCCTCTACCAGTCCATGGTGGGCCAATAGTGAATGCAATCGAAGAAAATCACCAAGTAATAAGGGAGGTCGAGAAAATTAAGGCCCCGATGGGACTGATTTTCTCTGAGTTATGTAAATTTGGGTTAATCCAAGGAAATGCCGATGTGAAAGCAAGATGCAATTTCCACCTCAATGAAGATCATTCCATAGAAGAATGCAATGAGTTCAAAAAAGAACTTCAAAAATTGATAAACATAGGCACCATTCAAATAGGTCGTTGGGAAAAGGATGACGGTATGATTGCAACCCAATCAGAAGAAAAACTTGGCATAACCATCCCAAAACCATTGGTCATTCATTTCACTAAGGAGGAAAGTATGAATGCCCCCGGTGATTTGAGGACCTTAATAGTTCAGATACCAAGCCCTTTTGCATATAAAGACAACAAAGCCGTACCTTGGAACTATAATGTAGAGGTACATCTAGCTAAACAGAAGGACAAAGATGTTTCTAGCTCTAAAACCACCGCTGTCACAAACGTTTCAGGAATAGGAATGACTAGAAATGATCGGATATGCTCCCCAGGAAAATCACAAAGAGAAATGAGAGTGGTGTTTGAGAAGGCATACACAgataaaaaggaaaagaaagttGAAAAGGAGAAAGTAGAAAATGAGGTTTCTAATGAAGAAGCTCAGGAATTTCTCAAAATCATCAAACAGA GAGAAGGAGATTCGTTTGTGAGTAATTTGTCCACCACACCTTATGTTGAGACAACAAAAGACGCTCTAGAAACTGCcttccaaacactagaaatcgtGGACACCGCTTATGTCGAAACGACACCTATAGAACCACATATGTCCAACACTGCTATTATGGTGGCTAAGTTCATGTTGAGCAGAGGACACCATCCATGGCACGGGTTGGGGAAGGATGAAGAAGGGCTCAGAGAACCGGTGGAACTTCCTGAAAATAGAGATAAGTGGGGTTTAGGTTACAAACCCACCAGGGATGACAAACGGAGATTGgtcaaagagaaaaaagaaaaaagactaGCTCGAATTGAAAATCGAGAGCCAAGAATCGAAAGGATTCCCATCTGTGACATCCGACGGAGTTTCCAAAGTGCAAGACCAACAAGTGAAATCCATATTGCGGCAGCTGAAGATGACATGTTTGATGGGGATGCCAATTGGATTCGCCCGTGTGGTGTAGGGGCAGAAATCAGGAATTGGAAAGTAGTCAAGTCACCTATGATATTTAATGCAATTCCAAT ATTTGGGAATAGTTCATTCACAGACGAATGTACTAAGATCTCGTTGCATAATCTTAACCATCTTGTTAGTCAAACagaaaaagataatgaagaagattaTGAACCCCCTCTAGATTTGTTAAAAGCGGTAGAACGGGAAGCTCAGGGTATCATGCCCTTTGAGGAACCGATAGAAATTGTTAATCTAGGGACTGaagaaggaaggaaagaaattAAGGTTGGCACCATCTTAAAGAAAGAAGTATATCACAAACTAATCCAACTCTTACATGAATACAAAGATGTTTTTGcctggtcatatcaggatatgcctggATTGGATACTAGCATAGTGGAGCATAAATTGTCCTTAAAACCCGATTCTTCTCCggtgaaacaaaaattaaggcGAATGAAGCCtgatatgtcattaaaaatcagggatgaaatacaaaaacaatttgATGCAGGATTTCTCGCTGTGGCAAATTATCCCCAATGGATAGCCAATATTGTACCAGTGCCAAAAAAGGATGGCAAAGTACGAATGTATGTCGATTATAGGGACCttaataaagctagtcctaaagatgatttccCGTTACCTCACATCGATATTTTGGTTGATAATACGGCTCGCCATTCACTCTTCTCTTTTATGGATGGTTTCTTTGGGTATAATCAAATTAAGATGGCAGCtgaagatatggaaaaaacGACTTTCACCACTCCTTGGGGAACGTTTTGTTACAAAGTAATGCCTTTTGGTCTGAAGAACGCTGGAGCGACCTACCAAAGAGCTATGGTAACCCTATTCCATGACATGATACATAAAGAG
- the LOC140920285 gene encoding uncharacterized protein, which yields MDELEQTKIREDVNQLKGQMTKILEILQALGNRNDGNPLVDEGVPQNTLVHPTGVVPHIYTNYQERKAQQFPPYGLPPGYTPPIDTHLSNNNTLVMATNPQHGKSTEAKPVMFNIHHESRLLESNQSQEKWQALEERLRVVEGGNNYGFDASDLCLVSDVIIPPKFKLPEFDKYKGTTCPKNHLIMYCRKMGFCAHDEKLLIHFFQDSLTGASLSWKDLVDAFLKYYKYNLDMAPNRIQLQNMTKRGNETFKEYAQRWRELASQVEPPLSEKEMVTMFINTLQPPFYDKMIGSVSSNFSDLVIIGERVEMGFKSGKIASGYTGLNNTKKLPAGANKKKEEESHFVASNPANPSSS from the exons ATGGATGAGCTAGAGCAAACAAAAATAAGAGAAGATGTGAACCAGCTCAAGGGGCAAATGACCAAGATCTTGGAGATTTTACAAGCACTCGGAAATAGAAATGATGGGAATCCTTTGGTAGATGAGGGGGTGCCCCAAAACACTCTTGTTCACCCAACGGGCGTCGTTCCACACATTTACACCAATTATCAAGAAAGGAAGGCACAACAATTTCCACCTTATGGTCTTCCTCCAGGTTATACCCCACCCATAGACACTCATCTCTCCAACAACAATACACTGGTCATGGCTACAAATCCACAACATG GAAAATCTACCGAAGCTAAGCCGGTGATGTTTAACATACACCATGAATCTCGACTGCTCGAGAGCAATCAATCCCAAGAAAAATGGCAAGCCTTGGAAGAACGCTTGAGAGTTGTCGAAGGGGGAAACAATTATGGATTTGATGCTTCAGACCTATGCCTTGTTTCTGATGTTATAATACCTCCGAAATTCAAATTGCCTGAATTCGACAAATACAAGGGAACTACATGCCCCAAGAACCATCTTATTATGTATTGtcgaaaaatgggtttttgcGCCCATGACGAAAAACTGCTAATCCACTTCTTTCAAGACAGTTTGACAGGAGCTTCCCTGAGTTGGAAAGATCTGGTGGATGCCTTTTTGAAATACTACAAATATAATCTCGACATGGCTCCTAATAGAATCCAGCTGCAAAATATGACAAAACGAGGCAATGAAACATTCAAGGAATATGCCCAACGATGGAGAGAACTAGCTTCCCAGGTTGAACCCCCCCTATCTGAAAAAGAAATGGTGACCATGTTCATAAACACTCTTCAACCTCCGTTTTATGACAAAATGATAGGAAGcgtttcatcaaatttttcagaTCTCGTCATCATAGGTGAAAGAGTAGAAATGGGATTTAAAAGCGGAAAGATTGCTTCCGGCTATACCggattaaataacacaaaaaagTTGCCCGCGGGTGCGAATAAGAAAAAGGAGGAAGAAAGCCATTTTGTGGCGTCAAACCCAGCTAATCCTTCTTCATCATAG